The following coding sequences are from one uncultured Desulfobacter sp. window:
- the ccsA gene encoding cytochrome c biogenesis protein CcsA has product MNIPFILLQCATFFYLVSTAGYFCYLFHQKDRIQQTAFGAVGVGAVVHLFAIVLQSAALGGLPIYTLGQSLSMSGLSLAAMFIYTQYRFRLKILGVYATAMISVLMLASLLLPEAAKAPDTIYKGIFFYGHIILIFTGEAMLALACGAGILYLIQEQGIKGKSPGFFFKRLPSLDFLDAVSYTCVTTGFALLTFGLVTGFIYARSVWGSFWRWDVKEVFSLGAWLVYAALLHLRLYSGWRGRNSAVMSVIGFVILIFTFLGVNFFLGGHHQGFTQ; this is encoded by the coding sequence ATGAATATTCCTTTTATCCTCTTACAGTGCGCAACGTTTTTTTATCTGGTCAGTACGGCCGGGTATTTCTGCTATCTGTTCCACCAGAAAGACCGTATCCAGCAGACCGCCTTCGGGGCTGTGGGTGTGGGGGCCGTGGTGCATCTGTTTGCCATTGTTCTGCAAAGTGCGGCACTGGGCGGGCTGCCCATCTACACCCTTGGCCAGAGCCTGTCCATGTCAGGGCTCTCCCTTGCCGCCATGTTCATCTACACCCAGTACCGGTTCCGTTTAAAAATTTTAGGTGTGTATGCCACCGCCATGATCAGTGTCCTGATGCTTGCCTCTCTTTTGCTGCCCGAGGCGGCCAAGGCGCCGGACACAATATATAAGGGCATTTTCTTTTACGGACACATTATCCTCATTTTCACCGGGGAGGCCATGCTGGCCCTGGCCTGCGGGGCAGGGATACTCTATCTGATTCAAGAGCAGGGCATCAAAGGTAAAAGTCCGGGATTCTTTTTCAAGCGGCTGCCCTCTTTGGATTTTCTGGATGCCGTCTCCTATACCTGTGTAACCACAGGGTTTGCGTTGCTGACCTTCGGGCTTGTTACCGGCTTTATTTATGCCAGGTCCGTGTGGGGCAGCTTCTGGCGCTGGGATGTCAAAGAGGTGTTTTCCCTGGGGGCCTGGCTGGTGTATGCGGCACTGCTGCACCTGCGGCTCTATTCGGGCTGGCGGGGGCGCAACTCCGCGGTCATGTCCGTCATTGGTTTTGTGATATTAATTTTTACCTTCCTGGGGGTGAATTTTTTCCTTGGCGGGCATCACCAGGGGTTTACCCAGTAA
- the hemA gene encoding glutamyl-tRNA reductase — MPNIILIGANHKTAPVELREKLSFSQEQIETALEFIKQDSGIKEGLVVSTCNRLEFLYIPKAGDKENNDRVDAVLAFISELKQLPVSEFKASLYIHTDDDAVRHLFCVAASLDSMVVGEPQILGQVKKAYKTAVNAGSSGVLLNRLMHKSFSVAKRVRKQTGIGDNAVSISYAAIELAHKIFADLATKSVMLIGAGEMAELAVEHLLAHQVKEIVVANRTFKNALELARKFNGQAVQYEEREAALADVDIIISSTGATEYVLTRDQVKGIMKKRQHKTLFFIDIAVPRDIDPRINKISNAYVYDIDDLRNIVETNISQREQETIRAQRFVEEALLAFRRWLDELAVVPTIKAINRKMTDIVTLECEKTLAGLAHLSKDDAESIRRMTRAIASRAIHDPILFLRNTGDHRDDSLYLNIARQLFNLDIPDHNY, encoded by the coding sequence ATGCCAAATATAATTCTGATTGGTGCCAACCATAAAACCGCACCTGTGGAGCTTCGGGAAAAACTCTCTTTTTCCCAGGAACAGATTGAAACGGCCCTGGAATTTATAAAGCAGGATTCAGGTATCAAGGAAGGGCTGGTTGTTTCAACCTGCAATCGACTGGAGTTTTTATATATTCCCAAGGCCGGAGATAAAGAAAATAACGACAGAGTTGATGCCGTTCTCGCATTTATTTCTGAACTCAAGCAACTGCCTGTTTCAGAATTCAAAGCATCCCTGTACATCCATACCGATGATGATGCCGTCCGGCATCTGTTTTGCGTGGCCGCAAGCCTTGATTCCATGGTGGTGGGGGAGCCCCAGATTCTGGGACAGGTGAAAAAGGCTTATAAAACCGCCGTAAATGCAGGCAGTTCAGGGGTTTTGCTCAACCGCCTGATGCACAAATCCTTTTCCGTGGCCAAGCGGGTGAGAAAACAGACCGGTATTGGTGATAATGCCGTATCCATCTCCTATGCCGCCATTGAACTTGCCCATAAGATTTTTGCCGATCTTGCCACCAAAAGCGTGATGCTCATCGGGGCAGGGGAGATGGCCGAACTTGCCGTTGAACATCTGTTGGCCCATCAGGTTAAAGAGATTGTGGTGGCCAACCGTACATTCAAAAATGCTTTGGAACTGGCCCGCAAGTTCAACGGCCAGGCAGTCCAGTACGAGGAGCGGGAAGCGGCGCTGGCCGATGTGGATATCATTATCAGTTCCACCGGGGCCACGGAATATGTGTTGACCCGGGACCAGGTCAAAGGCATCATGAAAAAACGGCAGCATAAAACCCTCTTTTTTATCGATATTGCCGTGCCCCGGGATATTGATCCCCGGATAAATAAAATTTCCAATGCCTATGTGTATGACATTGACGATTTGAGAAATATTGTTGAAACAAATATCAGCCAGCGGGAACAGGAGACCATCCGGGCCCAACGGTTTGTGGAAGAAGCCTTGCTGGCCTTCCGGCGGTGGCTGGACGAACTGGCCGTGGTGCCGACCATCAAAGCCATCAACCGGAAAATGACGGATATTGTGACTCTGGAGTGCGAGAAAACCCTGGCAGGGCTCGCCCATCTGTCAAAGGATGATGCCGAATCCATCCGGAGGATGACAAGGGCCATTGCGTCCCGGGCCATCCATGATCCCATTTTATTTTTGCGTAACACCGGTGATCACCGGGACGATTCCTTGTATTTGAACATCGCCAGGCAACTGTTCAATCTGGACATCCCGGATCACAATTACTAA
- the mrcB gene encoding penicillin-binding protein 1B, producing MKLLRRLIIFLLLCACLAFIGYAYLINHQVAQRFKDRLWDIPAKVYARPMTLYPGLRLSAKALGQELDLMGYRRVSTQAQLTVPGTYTRYQGRFVLNCRPFDFGSRRRPMRRIELTISRGSIARLKSSNNTADMEQLDPVLIGQFYPSSMEDRVLVNTEDIPELLKKTIVAVEDKNFYSHYGIDFKSIFRAIVVNVREGKFTQGASTLTQQLAKNFFLSPEKTLKRKLSEAFVAAAIERQYTKNEILEAYINEVYLGQDGARAIHGFGLAAQFYFGKSLDLLSPGETALLVGMLKGPSVYNPRVHVERTTARRNTVIGLMADQGLISAAQRAKLLGSPLGVIPVPRQWRFPFYLDLVKRRLLTEYREKDLKTMGLRIFTPFDPLVQLAAERGVSDFMAGRNSKLEAGVVVTACATNEIQALVGGKEPKFQGFNRALDAKRPIGSLVKPAVYLSALERSDRYTLVTQIDDGPVSLKSGGQIWKPMNYDRTFHGEIPLYQGLVHSYNTATVRLGMDLGLETVFATMEQLGFRPSSPLVPAMLLGSFEMTPVQVAQVYHTMASGGFYTPARVINAVYTPQGETLQRYPLQIEQHLDPGAVFLVDKTLQAVVREGTGRSLSRWLSPDLGIAGKTGTTNDLRDTWFAGFSGNRLAVVWVGRDDNKSTGLTGATGAMPVFGRTMSQIPNTPLVLTPPDNIEWAVVNPQTGLATHNNAPGALAVPFIRGSAPVESDAVPDSVPEAVSPDSATPPGANNQPVQKKKPRYFIDWLKDVFK from the coding sequence ATGAAACTGTTAAGACGGCTCATCATTTTTTTATTGTTGTGCGCATGTCTGGCGTTCATTGGCTATGCTTATCTTATCAACCATCAAGTCGCCCAGCGGTTTAAGGATCGGTTGTGGGATATCCCGGCCAAGGTGTATGCAAGGCCCATGACCCTCTATCCGGGGTTGCGGCTTTCGGCCAAAGCCCTTGGGCAGGAGTTGGACCTGATGGGATACCGCAGGGTCTCCACCCAGGCGCAGCTGACGGTGCCGGGAACTTACACCCGTTACCAGGGGCGGTTTGTTCTCAATTGCAGGCCCTTTGATTTCGGCAGCCGGCGTCGCCCCATGCGGCGCATTGAACTCACCATCTCCCGCGGCAGTATCGCCCGTCTTAAATCTTCAAACAACACGGCCGACATGGAGCAGCTGGATCCGGTGCTCATTGGACAGTTCTACCCCTCTTCCATGGAAGATCGTGTGCTGGTGAATACCGAAGATATTCCGGAACTGCTCAAAAAGACTATTGTTGCCGTGGAGGATAAAAATTTTTATTCCCACTACGGCATTGATTTTAAGTCCATTTTCCGGGCCATTGTGGTCAACGTCCGGGAGGGCAAATTCACCCAGGGCGCCAGTACCCTGACCCAGCAGCTGGCGAAAAATTTTTTTCTTTCCCCTGAAAAAACACTGAAACGAAAGCTCAGCGAAGCCTTTGTGGCGGCCGCCATTGAGCGCCAGTACACAAAGAATGAAATTCTTGAGGCGTATATCAATGAAGTCTATTTAGGCCAGGACGGGGCCCGGGCCATACACGGGTTTGGGTTGGCTGCCCAGTTTTATTTCGGCAAGTCCCTGGACCTGCTCTCTCCCGGGGAGACGGCGCTTTTGGTGGGCATGCTCAAGGGTCCGTCCGTTTACAATCCAAGGGTGCATGTAGAGCGGACCACGGCCCGGCGAAATACGGTAATTGGCCTCATGGCGGATCAGGGGCTGATTTCAGCTGCCCAGCGGGCTAAATTGCTTGGCAGCCCCCTTGGCGTTATACCGGTTCCCCGGCAATGGCGCTTTCCCTTTTACCTGGATCTGGTGAAGCGCAGGCTGCTCACAGAGTACCGTGAAAAAGATTTAAAAACCATGGGCTTGCGTATTTTTACCCCCTTTGATCCTCTGGTGCAGCTGGCGGCGGAAAGGGGGGTAAGCGATTTTATGGCGGGTAGAAATTCAAAGCTTGAGGCCGGGGTGGTGGTCACGGCCTGCGCCACCAATGAGATCCAGGCCCTGGTGGGGGGAAAGGAACCCAAATTTCAGGGGTTCAACCGCGCCCTGGATGCAAAGCGACCCATTGGCTCTCTGGTGAAGCCTGCGGTATATCTTTCGGCACTGGAACGCTCTGACCGGTATACACTGGTGACCCAGATTGATGACGGACCGGTGTCTCTGAAAAGCGGCGGCCAAATCTGGAAGCCCATGAATTATGACCGGACATTCCACGGGGAAATACCGTTATACCAGGGCCTGGTTCACTCCTATAATACGGCCACGGTCAGGCTTGGCATGGATCTTGGCCTGGAGACGGTGTTTGCAACCATGGAGCAGTTGGGGTTCAGGCCTTCCTCCCCGCTTGTGCCTGCCATGCTTCTGGGCAGTTTCGAGATGACGCCGGTTCAGGTTGCCCAGGTTTACCACACCATGGCTTCTGGGGGATTTTACACCCCGGCCCGGGTCATAAACGCCGTGTATACCCCGCAGGGGGAGACGCTTCAGCGTTATCCGCTGCAGATTGAACAGCACCTGGACCCGGGCGCCGTATTCCTGGTGGATAAAACACTCCAGGCCGTGGTCAGGGAAGGTACCGGACGATCTTTATCCCGATGGCTCTCCCCGGATCTGGGCATTGCCGGAAAGACCGGTACCACCAATGATCTGAGGGATACCTGGTTTGCCGGATTTTCCGGAAACCGCCTGGCCGTGGTTTGGGTGGGCAGGGATGACAACAAGTCCACAGGCCTCACCGGGGCAACGGGGGCCATGCCGGTGTTTGGCCGGACCATGTCGCAGATCCCCAACACGCCCTTGGTTTTGACGCCGCCGGACAATATTGAGTGGGCGGTGGTCAATCCCCAGACCGGGCTTGCCACCCATAACAATGCACCGGGAGCCCTTGCCGTGCCGTTTATCCGAGGCTCTGCGCCTGTTGAGTCTGATGCCGTTCCCGATTCTGTTCCTGAAGCCGTTTCTCCTGATTCGGCAACACCCCCCGGGGCTAACAATCAACCGGTGCAGAAAAAAAAGCCGCGATATTTCATTGACTGGCTCAAGGATGTCTTCAAATGA
- a CDS encoding tetratricopeptide repeat protein: MKKICFYLMVLALMVLSACAQKRPVSMPQSHLPPESVPEMGGAVPDQTTVPDDSAVGDKGQGGNPLLSAVRPVQRPRPAALSRMIKNAENKLKNKQPQRAFSILEQALYIDGQDPLVWHLMARAQLDQGNVVQAVSLAKKSNSLAAAYPDVKEKNAALLRKAQGGYN, translated from the coding sequence ATGAAAAAAATTTGTTTTTATCTCATGGTGTTGGCACTTATGGTGTTATCCGCCTGTGCACAAAAAAGACCTGTGTCTATGCCCCAGTCCCATCTGCCCCCTGAATCGGTTCCTGAAATGGGAGGGGCTGTGCCGGATCAAACCACTGTGCCCGATGATTCGGCTGTTGGGGATAAAGGGCAGGGGGGCAATCCGCTGTTGTCTGCGGTGCGACCTGTTCAGCGTCCCCGGCCTGCTGCGTTGAGCCGGATGATTAAAAATGCTGAAAATAAACTGAAGAACAAGCAGCCCCAGCGCGCCTTTTCCATCCTGGAGCAGGCCTTGTACATTGACGGCCAGGACCCGCTGGTCTGGCACCTGATGGCAAGGGCTCAGCTGGACCAGGGTAATGTGGTCCAGGCGGTTTCACTGGCAAAAAAATCCAACAGCCTGGCGGCCGCCTATCCGGACGTAAAGGAAAAAAACGCAGCGCTTCTTCGCAAAGCCCAGGGCGGCTACAATTAA
- a CDS encoding Hsp70 family protein, whose amino-acid sequence MSPTFGIDFGTSNSALAASVDGQVQLLDIDPGNPLSNSLKSILYFIKEEGQSLSFVGYEGVKQYIDNGAEGRYMQSIKSFLSDTSFQKTNVYGKNYTIEELIAYLLKTMKERGERLIGREVDQVVLGRPVVFSEDQERETTATRRLIKSARLAGFKEISLQMEPVAAARAYENSLAENQEQIVLVGDFGAGSSDFTVLRVGHSSQAGEREKDILSVGGLYIGGDNFDALIMRHKVAKHYGTDVKVKSMFSDNLTGLSPLVLSHLMQWHRIPWLRRPQTLSSIKELKVGASLRDKRLLENLERLIDDNYGYLLFRAIESAKCRLSDHDDAAVMFNDYGITIEELVTRTAFEEMIQTLVGKIDACVADTLADAGVGPEQINAVFLTGGSSYIPLIRAIFESRLGADKIKTADAFTSVAYGLGLEASLIE is encoded by the coding sequence ATGTCCCCTACATTTGGCATTGATTTTGGCACATCCAATTCTGCTTTGGCTGCAAGTGTTGACGGCCAGGTTCAACTTCTGGATATCGATCCGGGTAACCCCCTTTCAAATTCTTTAAAATCCATTCTCTATTTTATAAAAGAAGAGGGGCAGAGTTTGTCCTTTGTGGGCTATGAAGGGGTCAAACAATATATCGACAACGGCGCCGAAGGCCGGTATATGCAGTCGATTAAATCTTTTTTGTCGGATACCTCCTTTCAAAAGACAAATGTCTACGGTAAAAATTACACCATAGAAGAGCTGATCGCATATTTGCTCAAGACCATGAAAGAGCGGGGGGAAAGGCTTATCGGCCGGGAGGTGGATCAGGTGGTACTCGGCCGGCCGGTTGTTTTTTCCGAGGACCAGGAACGGGAAACTACCGCCACCCGGCGGCTGATTAAGTCGGCCCGGCTTGCCGGATTCAAGGAGATCTCCCTGCAGATGGAGCCGGTGGCCGCTGCCCGGGCCTATGAGAACAGCCTGGCGGAAAACCAGGAGCAGATTGTCCTGGTGGGTGATTTTGGTGCCGGCAGTTCCGATTTCACCGTGCTCAGGGTCGGCCATTCGTCCCAGGCCGGGGAGAGGGAAAAGGATATTCTTTCCGTAGGCGGGCTTTATATCGGCGGTGATAATTTTGATGCCCTGATCATGCGACACAAGGTGGCAAAGCACTATGGCACGGATGTTAAAGTCAAATCCATGTTCAGTGATAATCTGACGGGACTGTCACCCCTGGTGTTGAGCCATCTGATGCAATGGCACAGGATTCCATGGCTACGGCGGCCCCAGACCCTCAGCAGTATTAAAGAACTCAAGGTCGGCGCATCACTTAGGGACAAGCGCCTGCTGGAGAACCTGGAACGGTTGATCGACGATAACTATGGATATCTGTTATTCCGTGCCATTGAATCCGCCAAATGCCGTCTGTCCGACCATGACGATGCCGCTGTAATGTTCAATGACTATGGCATCACCATTGAAGAGCTTGTGACAAGAACGGCATTTGAAGAGATGATCCAGACGCTGGTTGGCAAGATAGACGCCTGCGTGGCGGATACCCTTGCCGATGCGGGTGTCGGGCCCGAACAGATCAATGCCGTGTTTTTGACCGGCGGATCTTCGTATATCCCGTTGATCAGAGCCATATTTGAATCCCGGCTGGGGGCGGATAAGATCAAAACCGCCGATGCGTTTACCAGTGTGGCCTATGGGCTTGGTCTTGAGGCGAGCTTGATAGAATAA
- a CDS encoding Cache 3/Cache 2 fusion domain-containing protein — protein sequence MILSSLNLKMKLIIYGILLSVIPIVLISLISFFQDAQTEKIVRRETSNLAIENLEHLVKGVYSTCKTSQEQVQNAVNNTLNVARDIIKQQGSIELSGEAIEWQAVNQYTQKKQTVSLPKVMVGGEWIGKTDNISEKSLIVDKVKSLVGGTCTIFQRLNQAGSMLRVATNVVKKDGKRAIGTYIPSINPDGKPNPVIKEVLNGTTFRGRAFVVDRWYITAYEPIYDNNQYVVGVLYAGIPQESVTSLRKAVMDTKVGKTGYVYIIDSKGDYIISRQGQRDGKNILEYQSKDGSFPIKNIIKTAHTLSENSIGEMRYRWDTKDGNGETEKVIRLMYFQPWDWIISAGMPADEFDFIDNKIAEINARKKKFQISVIVIALIIVTLIWYFVAKNITAPLIKGVSFAKTMAEGDFTTSLHVSQRDEIGTLSTSLNAMSASLQDMIRHIFQTTQTLTSSAKELSSISEQFSANSEQSAEKTNSVSAAAEEMAANMNSVAAATEQTTANIQMIVSATEEMSSSINEIANNTTKGSETTNTAVETAKEVSQKVRELGKNASEISRVTEAIADISEQTNLLALNATIEAARAGDAGKGFAVVAGEIKELAHQTANATSEIDNKITAVQTTTNESVTAINSIVNIINEINEIVTTIATAIEEQSATTQEIANNVAQAAQRIQEVSDNVSQTSTVAGELTKDITDVSQANNEMNAGSHQVKNSSGELSKLAEQLNDMIGKFKI from the coding sequence ATGATTTTAAGCTCATTGAATTTAAAAATGAAATTAATAATCTATGGTATTTTACTTAGTGTTATCCCGATTGTTTTAATTTCTCTGATTTCTTTTTTCCAGGACGCCCAAACTGAAAAAATTGTGAGGCGCGAAACCTCAAATTTGGCTATTGAAAACCTCGAACATCTGGTTAAAGGCGTATATTCAACCTGCAAGACCAGTCAGGAGCAGGTTCAAAATGCAGTCAACAACACTTTAAACGTTGCCCGGGATATCATTAAACAACAGGGCTCTATAGAATTGTCGGGTGAAGCCATTGAATGGCAGGCCGTAAATCAATATACCCAAAAAAAACAAACAGTTTCACTTCCTAAAGTTATGGTCGGCGGGGAATGGATCGGAAAAACAGACAATATCTCGGAAAAATCGTTAATTGTTGATAAAGTCAAATCGTTGGTCGGAGGGACATGTACGATATTTCAACGCTTAAACCAAGCTGGAAGCATGTTGAGAGTTGCCACAAACGTAGTAAAAAAAGATGGTAAAAGAGCTATAGGAACCTATATCCCATCAATCAATCCCGACGGAAAACCAAATCCGGTCATCAAAGAGGTACTTAATGGAACAACATTCAGGGGCCGGGCGTTTGTCGTTGACAGATGGTATATCACAGCATACGAACCGATATATGATAACAATCAATATGTTGTGGGTGTCCTTTATGCGGGCATTCCCCAAGAAAGTGTCACCAGCCTTCGAAAAGCAGTAATGGATACGAAGGTAGGCAAGACCGGTTATGTCTATATCATTGATTCTAAAGGGGATTACATCATCTCTCGTCAAGGCCAAAGGGATGGGAAAAATATCCTTGAATACCAATCCAAAGATGGTTCCTTTCCGATAAAAAATATAATCAAAACCGCACACACCTTGTCGGAAAACAGTATCGGCGAAATGAGATACCGGTGGGATACCAAAGACGGCAACGGAGAAACGGAGAAAGTAATAAGGCTTATGTATTTTCAACCCTGGGACTGGATTATCAGCGCAGGAATGCCGGCGGATGAATTTGATTTCATCGACAATAAGATAGCGGAAATTAACGCACGCAAGAAAAAATTTCAAATTTCAGTCATTGTTATCGCGCTGATCATCGTAACCCTAATCTGGTATTTTGTTGCCAAAAACATCACAGCTCCGCTGATTAAAGGCGTCTCCTTTGCAAAAACAATGGCAGAAGGAGATTTCACAACATCACTTCATGTCAGCCAGCGTGATGAAATTGGAACTTTGTCAACCTCTTTGAATGCCATGTCGGCCAGTTTGCAGGATATGATCCGGCATATTTTTCAAACCACCCAGACTTTGACATCTTCTGCTAAAGAACTTTCATCTATTTCAGAACAGTTTTCCGCTAATTCCGAACAATCCGCGGAAAAAACAAACAGCGTATCTGCTGCGGCAGAAGAAATGGCAGCAAATATGAATAGTGTGGCGGCTGCGACTGAGCAGACTACTGCCAATATTCAAATGATTGTTTCCGCTACCGAGGAAATGTCTTCCAGCATTAACGAAATTGCAAATAATACAACCAAAGGCAGTGAAACAACAAACACAGCCGTTGAAACTGCAAAAGAAGTTTCTCAAAAAGTGAGAGAACTTGGAAAAAACGCATCTGAGATCAGTAGGGTAACCGAAGCAATTGCAGATATTTCGGAGCAGACCAATCTGCTTGCCCTGAATGCTACAATTGAAGCTGCAAGAGCAGGCGACGCAGGCAAGGGATTTGCCGTTGTTGCCGGAGAAATTAAAGAACTTGCTCACCAGACAGCAAACGCGACAAGTGAAATAGATAATAAGATAACCGCTGTTCAAACAACAACAAATGAATCTGTTACCGCAATTAATTCTATTGTAAATATCATCAATGAAATAAACGAAATTGTAACGACTATTGCGACAGCCATTGAAGAACAATCTGCGACAACCCAGGAAATAGCAAATAATGTAGCCCAAGCGGCACAAAGGATACAGGAAGTAAGTGACAACGTTAGTCAGACTTCTACTGTAGCTGGAGAATTAACAAAAGACATTACTGACGTAAGTCAGGCGAACAATGAAATGAATGCCGGAAGCCATCAGGTAAAAAACAGTTCTGGGGAACTGTCAAAACTTGCCGAACAGCTGAACGATATGATCGGAAAATTTAAAATATAA